A genomic region of Micromonospora sp. NBC_01796 contains the following coding sequences:
- a CDS encoding glycoside hydrolase family 43 protein: protein MTDDPGHDNDWGGNNQQWQLVPVGSGHPGNTPYSNPVVWQDFADVDIIRVDNTYYMSASTMHYSPGAPVLRSYDLVNWEFAGHSVPRLDFGSKYDLNGSRAYVDGIWASTLNYRPSNRTFYWAGCIDFAQTHIYTATAVDGAWNRHTTINNCYYDAGMLIDDNDTMYVAYGNGTISVAQLSADGRSQVRAQQVFTTPSSVGTLEGARFYKRGGNYYIWLTRPANGQYVLKSTNGPFGPYEMRQVLLDMPGPISGGGVPHQGGLVQTQNGDWYYMAFVDAYPGGRMPALAPITWTGDGWPVVQTVNGAWGGSYPAPNLPAPPRVVKPLTGTDTFAGTTLGPQWEWNHNPDNTKWSVNDGLRLQTATITGDLYAARNTLTHRIQGPSSTATIELDYSTMRDGDRAGLAVLRNSSAWIGVRRDNGTTRLVMQNGLTMDSNWNTTSTGTEVAGAAVSGGRIWLRANADIRPGAGRQASFSYSTDGVTFTSLGNALTLANNWQFFMGYRFAMFNHATQSLGGAVTVRRFSLTTP from the coding sequence TTGACAGATGACCCGGGACATGACAACGACTGGGGCGGCAACAACCAGCAATGGCAGCTCGTACCCGTCGGCAGCGGCCATCCCGGAAACACCCCGTACTCGAATCCGGTCGTGTGGCAGGACTTCGCCGACGTCGACATCATCCGGGTGGACAACACCTACTACATGTCGGCGTCCACCATGCACTACTCGCCGGGCGCACCGGTGCTGCGCTCGTACGACCTGGTGAACTGGGAGTTCGCCGGTCACTCCGTGCCCCGGCTCGACTTCGGGTCGAAGTACGACCTGAACGGCAGCCGGGCGTACGTCGACGGAATCTGGGCCTCGACGTTGAACTACCGTCCGAGCAACCGGACGTTCTACTGGGCGGGGTGCATTGACTTCGCGCAGACCCACATCTACACCGCGACCGCCGTCGACGGCGCGTGGAACCGGCACACCACCATCAACAACTGCTATTACGACGCCGGAATGTTGATCGACGACAACGACACCATGTACGTGGCGTACGGAAACGGCACGATCAGCGTGGCGCAGCTCTCCGCCGACGGGCGTAGCCAGGTCCGCGCCCAGCAGGTGTTCACCACTCCGTCGAGCGTCGGAACTCTGGAGGGAGCGCGTTTCTACAAGCGCGGGGGCAACTACTACATCTGGCTCACCCGACCGGCGAACGGGCAGTACGTCCTGAAGTCGACCAACGGCCCGTTCGGCCCGTACGAGATGCGCCAGGTGCTGCTCGACATGCCGGGGCCAATCTCCGGCGGCGGTGTGCCACATCAGGGTGGGCTGGTGCAGACCCAGAACGGCGACTGGTACTACATGGCCTTCGTGGACGCCTATCCGGGCGGCCGGATGCCGGCTCTCGCACCGATCACCTGGACCGGCGACGGCTGGCCCGTGGTGCAGACGGTCAACGGCGCCTGGGGTGGTTCCTACCCCGCACCGAACCTGCCCGCACCGCCTCGGGTGGTGAAGCCACTGACCGGCACCGACACTTTCGCCGGCACCACTCTCGGCCCGCAGTGGGAATGGAACCACAACCCGGACAACACCAAATGGTCGGTCAACGACGGACTGCGCCTGCAGACCGCCACCATCACCGGCGACCTGTACGCCGCACGTAACACGCTGACCCATCGCATCCAGGGCCCCAGCTCCACCGCCACCATCGAACTCGACTACTCCACCATGCGCGATGGTGACCGCGCCGGGCTGGCGGTGCTGCGTAACTCGTCGGCCTGGATCGGAGTCCGTCGTGACAACGGCACCACCCGACTGGTCATGCAGAACGGCCTAACGATGGACAGCAACTGGAACACCACCAGCACCGGTACCGAGGTGGCCGGCGCCGCCGTCTCCGGTGGCCGGATCTGGCTGCGCGCCAACGCCGACATCAGACCCGGCGCCGGCCGACAAGCAAGCTTTTCCTACAGCACGGACGGAGTCACCTTCACCTCACTTGGCAATGCCCTGACCCTGGCCAACAACTGGCAGTTCTTCATGGGCTACCGATTCGCGATGTTCAACCACGCCACCCAGTCGCTCGGTGGCGCGGTCACCGTACGCCGGTTCAGTCTGACAACCCCATGA
- a CDS encoding DDE-type integrase/transposase/recombinase, protein MANRRQVMTALDALLAAGVKIDNVQQWCRDNGVNARTYYRHRARIEAEGAWRQRSRRPHHSPSITPPELDAWICKLRADLGVDNGADHIRDELQRIASETTPAWAVPARSTINRVLARHDLLDRNPAKRPRSSWRRFAYAQPRDCYQIDATGLTLADGTPVVIFDVLDDCTRMLVACRAAPAETAAAAITSIRRAFTDHGPPAIVLSDNGLAFTSRLLHTNAGPSRFAKAVHHYGTRLIHSSPYHPQTCGKVERHHQTLKKWLRAQPHQPRTLRQLQHQLDTYRDHYNHRRHSALPGRATPHHAWTTAPQHGSPQALPIQTDATIHRTRVTETGTLHVGQTRIGIGRAYHGQTLTAIRDNNHITVYTTSGHPLGHVTITPGKSYTPLTPTH, encoded by the coding sequence ATGGCGAACCGGCGGCAGGTCATGACCGCGTTGGATGCCCTGCTCGCAGCAGGCGTGAAGATCGATAACGTGCAGCAGTGGTGCCGCGACAACGGCGTCAACGCCCGCACCTACTACCGACACCGGGCTCGCATCGAAGCCGAAGGGGCATGGCGGCAACGATCCCGACGACCGCACCACAGCCCCTCCATCACACCCCCGGAACTGGACGCGTGGATCTGCAAGCTCCGCGCCGACCTCGGTGTGGACAACGGCGCGGACCACATCCGCGACGAACTCCAACGCATCGCCTCCGAAACCACCCCCGCCTGGGCGGTACCAGCACGATCGACCATCAACCGGGTCCTCGCCCGCCACGACCTCCTCGACCGCAATCCCGCCAAACGACCCCGCAGCTCCTGGCGCCGCTTCGCCTACGCCCAACCCCGAGACTGCTACCAGATCGACGCCACCGGCCTCACCCTCGCCGACGGCACCCCCGTAGTCATCTTCGACGTCCTCGACGACTGCACCCGCATGCTCGTCGCCTGCCGAGCCGCCCCCGCAGAGACCGCAGCCGCCGCGATCACCAGCATCCGCCGAGCATTCACCGACCACGGCCCACCCGCGATCGTGCTATCCGACAACGGCCTGGCATTCACCAGCCGCCTACTACACACCAACGCCGGCCCCTCACGCTTCGCCAAAGCCGTCCACCACTACGGCACCCGCCTGATCCACTCCAGTCCCTACCACCCACAAACCTGCGGCAAGGTCGAACGGCACCACCAAACCCTCAAAAAATGGCTCCGCGCCCAACCACACCAACCCCGCACCCTGCGACAACTACAACACCAACTCGACACCTACCGCGACCACTACAACCACCGCCGCCACAGCGCCCTACCCGGACGAGCAACCCCGCACCACGCCTGGACCACCGCCCCACAGCACGGCAGCCCCCAAGCACTACCGATCCAAACCGACGCAACGATCCATCGCACCCGCGTCACCGAGACCGGCACACTCCACGTCGGCCAAACCCGGATCGGCATCGGCCGCGCCTACCACGGCCAAACCCTCACCGCGATCCGCGACAACAACCACATCACCGTCTACACCACCAGCGGCCACCCCCTCGGCCACGTCACCATCACCCCCGGCAAGAGCTACACCCCACTCACACCAACCCACTGA
- the araA gene encoding L-arabinose isomerase: MASHTEPEVWFLTGSQGMYGEDTLRQVAEQSRLIAAVLDESPQIPARVVWKPVLTNSGEILRVCRDAAAQGAIGVVAWMHTFSPAKMWIAGLDALQTPLLHLHTQANVVLPWADIDMDFMNLNQAAHGDREFGYIQTRLGVARKTVAGHVSDPRVTARVGAWARAALGWSAMRSLRLARFGDNMRDVAVTEGDKVEAELRFGVSVNTYGVNDLVQVVGEVTDAQVNELVKEYEDTYRIVGELLAGGERHDSLRYAARLELGMRAFLDAGGFRAFTTNFEDLGGLRQLPGIAVQRLMADGYGFGGEGDWKTSVLVRTLKAMSVGVDGGTSFMEDYTYDLTPGEELVLGAHMLEVCPTIAAGVPNVEIHPLSIGGREDPVRLVFDAAPGPAVVLGLADMGERFRLVANEIDVVAPPQPLRRLPVARAVWRPRPDLPSSAEAWITAGAPHHTVLSQAVGVEELHDLAQMSRTELVVIDAETEPRRFADEIRWNQAYYRLSRGL, from the coding sequence ATGGCATCACACACCGAACCCGAGGTCTGGTTTCTCACCGGCAGCCAAGGCATGTACGGCGAGGACACTCTCCGGCAGGTGGCCGAGCAGTCACGTCTGATCGCGGCCGTGCTCGACGAATCGCCGCAGATTCCCGCCCGGGTGGTCTGGAAGCCGGTCCTGACCAACAGCGGCGAGATTCTGCGGGTCTGCCGCGACGCCGCCGCGCAGGGCGCGATCGGGGTTGTCGCGTGGATGCACACCTTCTCGCCGGCGAAGATGTGGATCGCCGGCCTGGACGCGTTGCAGACACCGCTGCTGCATCTGCACACCCAGGCCAACGTCGTGCTGCCGTGGGCCGACATCGACATGGACTTCATGAACCTGAACCAGGCGGCCCACGGCGACCGCGAGTTCGGCTACATCCAGACCCGTCTCGGTGTGGCCCGAAAGACCGTGGCCGGGCACGTCAGCGACCCGCGGGTGACCGCCCGCGTCGGGGCGTGGGCCCGTGCCGCGCTCGGCTGGTCGGCGATGCGGTCGCTGCGCCTGGCCCGCTTCGGCGACAACATGCGTGACGTCGCGGTGACCGAGGGTGACAAGGTCGAGGCGGAGCTGCGCTTCGGGGTGTCGGTCAACACGTACGGCGTCAACGATCTGGTCCAGGTGGTCGGTGAGGTCACCGACGCGCAGGTGAACGAGCTGGTCAAGGAGTACGAGGACACCTACCGCATCGTCGGTGAGCTGCTTGCCGGAGGCGAGCGGCACGACTCGCTGCGGTACGCCGCACGCCTGGAACTCGGCATGCGCGCCTTCTTGGACGCGGGCGGGTTCCGGGCCTTCACCACGAACTTCGAGGACCTCGGCGGGCTGCGCCAGTTGCCCGGCATCGCCGTGCAGCGGCTGATGGCGGACGGCTACGGTTTCGGCGGTGAGGGTGACTGGAAGACCTCCGTGCTGGTCCGGACCCTCAAGGCGATGTCGGTGGGTGTGGATGGCGGTACGTCGTTCATGGAGGACTACACCTACGACCTCACCCCGGGCGAGGAGTTGGTGCTCGGTGCGCACATGCTCGAGGTCTGCCCGACCATCGCGGCCGGAGTGCCGAACGTGGAGATCCATCCGCTGAGCATCGGGGGCAGGGAGGATCCGGTCCGGCTCGTGTTCGACGCCGCGCCGGGCCCGGCGGTGGTGCTCGGGCTGGCCGACATGGGGGAGCGCTTCCGGCTCGTGGCCAACGAGATCGACGTGGTGGCTCCGCCGCAGCCGCTGCGCCGGCTACCGGTCGCCCGCGCCGTGTGGCGCCCGAGGCCCGACCTGCCCAGCTCGGCGGAGGCGTGGATTACCGCTGGCGCACCGCACCACACGGTGCTGTCACAGGCGGTCGGAGTGGAGGAGTTGCACGACCTGGCGCAGATGAGCCGGACCGAACTGGTCGTCATCGACGCCGAGACCGAGCCCCGCCGGTTCGCCGACGAGATCCGCTGGAACCAGGCATACTACCGGCTGTCCCGCGGCCTCTGA
- the yjfF gene encoding galactofuranose ABC transporter, permease protein YjfF, which produces MTSGSITARPSWIRLPRKQVPVLATLALLLVMYGIGVSQYRAFSNVQVIFNIFIDNGFLLVVAVGMTFVILTGGIDLSVGSVVAMTAMVSAWLLQEGLPAGLVLVIALLIGPTLGLLMGCAIHFFEIQPFIVTLAGMFFARGMCTFISGSSIPITDGFWTRMSQERIGDPRGNFVSISVLITLVVVAIAAYTLAYTRLGRNVYAIGGNPQSALLMGLPVGRTRIAVYTISGLCSAIGGILLSFYTLSGAPLIAVGMELDVIAAVVIGGTVLTGGSGYVFGTVLGVLVLGVIQTLITFDGSLSSWWTKIVIGGLLFVFILFQRLIGIRYK; this is translated from the coding sequence ATGACCAGCGGATCGATCACCGCGCGTCCGTCCTGGATCCGGCTGCCGAGGAAACAGGTGCCGGTCCTGGCCACGCTCGCCCTGCTGCTGGTCATGTACGGCATCGGCGTGTCCCAGTACCGGGCGTTCTCCAACGTGCAGGTCATCTTCAACATCTTCATCGACAACGGTTTCCTGCTCGTTGTCGCGGTGGGTATGACCTTCGTGATCCTCACCGGCGGTATCGACCTGTCGGTCGGTTCCGTCGTCGCCATGACGGCGATGGTGTCGGCCTGGCTGCTCCAGGAGGGCCTGCCGGCGGGGCTCGTCCTCGTCATCGCGCTGCTCATCGGTCCGACGCTCGGCCTGCTGATGGGCTGCGCCATCCACTTCTTCGAGATCCAGCCGTTCATCGTCACGCTCGCCGGGATGTTCTTCGCCCGAGGGATGTGCACGTTCATTTCCGGTTCGTCCATCCCGATCACCGATGGGTTCTGGACCAGGATGTCGCAGGAGCGGATCGGTGATCCCCGCGGAAACTTCGTCTCGATCAGCGTGCTGATCACCCTGGTGGTGGTGGCCATCGCCGCGTACACGCTGGCCTACACCCGGCTGGGCCGCAACGTGTACGCCATTGGCGGTAATCCACAGTCGGCGCTGCTCATGGGCCTGCCGGTGGGGCGGACCCGGATCGCCGTCTACACGATCAGCGGCCTGTGCTCCGCGATCGGCGGGATCCTGCTGTCCTTCTACACCCTCTCCGGCGCCCCACTGATCGCCGTCGGCATGGAGTTGGACGTCATCGCGGCGGTCGTGATCGGTGGCACCGTGCTCACCGGTGGCTCGGGGTACGTCTTCGGCACGGTGCTCGGCGTGCTGGTCCTGGGCGTGATCCAGACTCTCATCACTTTCGATGGAAGTCTCAGCTCCTGGTGGACCAAAATTGTGATCGGGGGTCTGCTCTTCGTGTTCATCCTCTTCCAGCGACTCATCGGAATCCGTTACAAGTGA
- a CDS encoding ABC transporter permease, whose translation MNATMGRYRTMIGHRLFWPAAVLVVMFAANTIYRPGFLSIELKDGHLYGAPIDILRLSAPLILVALGMTLVISTGGIDLSVGSLCAISGAIACMYISRQPDQNSLAVVLTALAMAFGVALVLGAWNGVLVAVIGIQPIIATLILMVAGRGLAQLVTEGQIITINSEPYRAIGLGHVLTLPLAIFIALAAALLVAAFTRRTALGMIIESVGGNAEASRLSGIRSGRVVFLAYVLSAGCAAIAGFMMTANVSSADGNAAGLWVELDAILAVVIGGTSLAGGRFFLSGTILGALIIQTLTTTVYAMNISPQTSLLFKAVVVIAVCLIQAPAFRARFSRRRTSAPPPSTIAAEPKEQVTA comes from the coding sequence ATGAACGCCACCATGGGCCGCTACCGGACGATGATCGGTCACCGGCTGTTCTGGCCCGCCGCCGTGCTGGTCGTCATGTTCGCCGCGAACACGATCTACCGGCCGGGGTTCCTGTCCATCGAGCTCAAGGACGGGCACCTGTACGGCGCCCCGATCGACATCCTGCGGCTGAGCGCGCCGCTGATCCTCGTCGCCCTGGGCATGACCCTGGTCATCTCGACCGGAGGAATCGACCTGTCGGTCGGCTCACTGTGCGCGATCAGCGGGGCGATCGCCTGCATGTACATCAGCCGGCAACCCGACCAGAACAGCCTCGCCGTGGTGTTGACCGCCCTCGCGATGGCCTTCGGGGTCGCGCTCGTGCTCGGCGCCTGGAACGGGGTGCTGGTCGCCGTGATCGGGATCCAACCGATCATCGCCACGTTGATCCTGATGGTGGCCGGCCGAGGACTCGCGCAGCTGGTCACCGAGGGCCAGATCATCACCATCAACTCCGAGCCGTACCGGGCGATCGGGCTGGGCCACGTGCTGACCCTGCCGCTGGCCATCTTCATCGCGCTGGCGGCGGCCCTGCTCGTCGCCGCGTTCACCCGCCGCACCGCACTGGGCATGATCATCGAGTCGGTGGGCGGTAACGCCGAGGCCAGCCGCCTGTCCGGCATCCGCTCCGGCCGGGTCGTGTTCCTCGCGTACGTGCTCAGCGCCGGCTGCGCCGCGATCGCCGGTTTCATGATGACGGCGAACGTCTCCAGTGCCGACGGCAACGCCGCCGGACTCTGGGTGGAGCTCGACGCCATTCTCGCGGTAGTCATCGGCGGCACGTCCCTCGCGGGCGGCCGGTTCTTCCTCAGCGGCACCATCCTGGGCGCGCTGATCATCCAGACCCTGACCACCACGGTGTACGCCATGAACATCTCACCGCAGACCTCGCTGCTGTTCAAAGCGGTCGTCGTGATCGCCGTCTGTCTCATCCAGGCGCCGGCCTTCCGCGCTCGGTTCAGTCGTCGCAGGACCAGCGCGCCACCGCCGAGCACCATCGCCGCCGAGCCGAAGGAGCAGGTGACGGCATGA
- a CDS encoding sugar ABC transporter ATP-binding protein produces MTDSRPVLTMTGIAKSFPGVRALHDVNFRLFPGEVHALMGENGAGKSTLIKVLTGVYDTDEGAITLDGEPVSFSGPMQATAAGVSTVYQEVNLCPNLSVAENIFIGREPRLLGAVRWGDFRRRARALLARLDLDLDVGAPLGTYSLAIQQMVAIARAIDIRARVLILDEPTSSLDAGEVAQLFRIMRQLRDEGIAIVFVTHFLDQVYGIADRITVLRNGGLVGEYPTAELPQLTLVEKMIGKELDVLDGIEEHSRLDVAARQQGSPLLAVSKLGRSGAVEPFDLTIHAGEVVGLAGLLGSGRTEVARLLFGADRADGGQVAVNGTSSSLRTPARAIEQGVGFCSENRRAEGIVADLSVRENMILAMQAARGWLRPIPRRRQDELVEKYVKALNIRPSDPEVPVRNLSGGNQQKVLLARWLITEPRLLILDEPTRGIDIGAKTEIQKLVAQLSDGGMAVLFISAELEEVLRLSHKVVVMRDRQMVAQLANDDSLDADRIMQTIANGSHREEADR; encoded by the coding sequence ATGACGGATAGCCGTCCGGTCCTGACGATGACCGGGATCGCCAAGTCCTTTCCCGGGGTGCGCGCACTCCACGACGTCAACTTCCGGCTCTTTCCGGGCGAGGTGCACGCCCTGATGGGCGAGAACGGCGCCGGCAAGTCGACCCTCATCAAGGTGCTGACCGGCGTCTACGACACCGACGAGGGCGCGATCACGCTCGACGGCGAGCCGGTGTCCTTCAGCGGGCCGATGCAGGCGACGGCCGCCGGTGTGAGCACCGTCTACCAGGAGGTCAACCTCTGCCCCAACCTCTCGGTCGCGGAGAACATCTTCATCGGACGCGAGCCCCGCTTGCTCGGTGCCGTCCGGTGGGGTGACTTCCGCCGCCGCGCCCGCGCGCTGCTGGCCCGCCTCGACCTCGATCTCGACGTCGGCGCGCCGCTCGGGACGTACTCCCTCGCCATCCAGCAGATGGTCGCCATCGCCCGGGCGATCGACATCCGGGCCCGGGTGCTGATCCTGGACGAGCCGACCTCCAGTCTTGACGCCGGTGAGGTCGCCCAGCTGTTCCGCATCATGCGGCAGCTACGCGACGAGGGCATCGCGATCGTGTTCGTGACCCATTTCCTCGACCAGGTCTACGGCATCGCCGACCGGATCACCGTGCTGCGCAACGGCGGGCTGGTCGGTGAGTATCCGACCGCCGAACTGCCCCAGCTCACCCTCGTCGAGAAGATGATCGGCAAGGAACTCGACGTACTCGACGGGATCGAGGAGCACTCGCGGCTCGACGTGGCCGCCCGACAGCAGGGCAGCCCGCTGCTGGCGGTGTCGAAGCTCGGCCGCTCGGGGGCGGTCGAGCCGTTCGACCTCACCATTCACGCGGGGGAGGTGGTCGGACTGGCCGGGCTGCTGGGCTCCGGCCGCACCGAGGTGGCCCGGCTGTTGTTCGGTGCCGACCGGGCCGACGGCGGTCAGGTCGCGGTGAACGGCACGTCGAGCAGCCTGCGTACCCCCGCGCGGGCGATCGAGCAGGGCGTGGGCTTCTGTTCGGAGAACCGCCGCGCAGAGGGCATCGTCGCCGACCTGTCGGTCCGCGAGAACATGATCCTCGCCATGCAGGCCGCCCGCGGCTGGCTGCGGCCGATCCCTCGTCGCAGGCAGGACGAGCTGGTCGAGAAGTACGTCAAGGCGCTCAACATCCGGCCGTCCGACCCGGAGGTGCCGGTACGCAATCTCTCCGGCGGCAACCAGCAGAAGGTGCTCCTGGCCCGGTGGCTGATCACCGAGCCAAGACTGCTGATCCTCGACGAACCGACCCGGGGCATCGACATCGGCGCGAAGACGGAGATCCAGAAGCTCGTGGCGCAGTTGTCCGACGGCGGCATGGCGGTGCTGTTCATCTCCGCCGAGCTGGAGGAGGTGCTGCGTCTCAGCCACAAGGTGGTGGTGATGCGTGACCGGCAGATGGTCGCGCAGCTCGCCAACGACGACAGCCTCGACGCCGATCGCATCATGCAGACCATCGCCAACGGATCCCACCGGGAGGAGGCAGACCGATGA
- a CDS encoding ABC transporter substrate-binding protein encodes MRTHSAAWRTASVVASVLLVGSMAACGNSDTGGGSTDDGKITMGFSQVGAESGWRTANTTSIKDAAAAAGIDLKFDDAQQKQENQIKAIRNYIQQKVDVIAFSPVVESGWDTVLKEAKDAGIPVILTDRSVDSADKSLYKTFLGSDFVKEGRLAGEWLVEQKKTASGPVNIVELQGSAGAAPANDRKKGFAEAIAANPNLKVIASQTGEFTRAGGKAVMEQFLKANPTIDVLFAHNDDMGLGALEAITAAGKVPGKDITIITVDAVKDGMQALADGKFNFIAECSPLLGPQLMDLAKKVHAGEAVPARIETEETTFTSEQAKEALPNRKY; translated from the coding sequence ATGCGAACGCACTCCGCTGCATGGCGTACCGCCTCGGTCGTCGCCAGTGTGCTGCTCGTCGGCAGCATGGCGGCCTGCGGCAACAGCGACACCGGCGGCGGGTCCACCGACGACGGCAAGATCACGATGGGCTTTTCGCAGGTCGGCGCGGAGAGCGGTTGGCGTACCGCGAACACCACCTCGATCAAGGACGCCGCTGCCGCCGCCGGGATCGACCTAAAGTTCGACGACGCGCAGCAGAAGCAGGAGAACCAGATCAAGGCCATCCGCAACTACATCCAGCAGAAGGTCGACGTGATCGCCTTCTCGCCGGTGGTGGAATCCGGGTGGGACACCGTGCTCAAGGAGGCCAAGGACGCCGGCATCCCGGTCATCCTGACCGACCGCTCGGTCGACTCGGCCGACAAGTCCCTCTACAAGACCTTTCTCGGCTCGGACTTCGTCAAGGAGGGCCGGCTCGCCGGGGAATGGTTGGTCGAGCAGAAGAAGACCGCCTCGGGCCCGGTGAACATCGTCGAGTTGCAGGGCAGCGCCGGTGCCGCGCCCGCGAACGACCGCAAGAAGGGCTTCGCCGAGGCAATCGCCGCCAACCCGAACCTGAAAGTCATCGCTTCGCAGACCGGTGAGTTCACCCGGGCCGGCGGTAAGGCCGTGATGGAGCAGTTCCTCAAGGCGAACCCGACGATCGACGTGCTGTTCGCGCACAACGACGACATGGGGCTGGGCGCGCTGGAGGCGATCACCGCCGCCGGCAAGGTGCCCGGCAAGGACATCACCATCATCACCGTGGACGCCGTCAAGGACGGCATGCAGGCCCTCGCCGACGGCAAGTTCAACTTCATCGCCGAGTGCAGCCCGCTGCTCGGCCCACAGCTCATGGACCTGGCGAAGAAGGTCCACGCAGGCGAGGCGGTGCCGGCTCGAATCGAGACCGAGGAGACCACCTTCACCTCCGAGCAGGCCAAGGAGGCACTGCCCAACCGCAAGTACTGA
- a CDS encoding L-ribulose-5-phosphate 4-epimerase: MNAEVRRQIGELRQIVARLHAELTRYRLVAWTAGNVSARVPGRDLMVIKPSGVGYDDLSAETMVVCDLDGVLVEGNLAPSSDTAAHAYVYRAMPEVGGVVHTHSSYATAWAARGEAIPCHLTAQADEFGGEIPVGPFALIGGDDIGKGIVGTLVGHRSPAVLMRNHGVFTIGPDARAAVKAAVMCEDVARTAHLARALGQPVPIAQADIDALYHRYQNVYGQQPAAPADS, encoded by the coding sequence ATGAACGCCGAGGTGCGCCGACAGATCGGCGAGCTGCGGCAAATCGTCGCCCGCCTGCACGCCGAGCTGACCCGATATCGCCTGGTCGCCTGGACGGCCGGCAACGTCTCCGCGCGGGTCCCCGGCCGGGATCTGATGGTGATCAAGCCGAGCGGAGTGGGCTACGACGACCTCTCCGCGGAAACCATGGTGGTGTGCGACCTCGACGGCGTACTCGTCGAGGGAAATCTGGCGCCGTCCAGCGACACCGCCGCCCACGCCTACGTCTACCGGGCCATGCCCGAGGTCGGCGGGGTCGTCCACACGCACAGCTCGTACGCCACCGCCTGGGCCGCCCGCGGGGAGGCGATCCCCTGCCATCTCACGGCGCAGGCCGACGAGTTCGGTGGAGAGATCCCGGTCGGCCCGTTCGCCCTGATCGGTGGCGACGACATCGGCAAGGGCATCGTCGGCACGCTCGTCGGGCACCGCTCGCCCGCGGTGTTGATGCGCAACCACGGCGTGTTCACCATCGGCCCCGACGCCCGCGCGGCGGTCAAGGCGGCGGTCATGTGCGAGGACGTGGCCCGTACCGCGCACCTGGCCCGCGCACTCGGGCAGCCGGTGCCGATCGCGCAGGCCGACATCGACGCCCTCTACCACCGGTACCAGAACGTCTACGGCCAACAACCGGCGGCACCGGCGGATTCCTGA